One window of the Streptomyces sp. NBC_00259 genome contains the following:
- a CDS encoding ATP-binding cassette domain-containing protein, with protein sequence MTRIDRNAVEVRGLVKHYGETKALDGVDINVREGTVLGVLGPNGAGKTTLVRCLSTLITPDAGRATVAGYDVLRQPRQLRRVIGLTGQYASVDEKLSGWENLYMIGRLLDLSRKDARRRADEMLERFSLTEAGKRPAATYSGGMRRRLDLAASMIGQPAVLYLDEPTTGLDPRTRNEVWDEVQRMVAEGVTVLLTTQYMEEAEQLANELTVIDRGRVIAEGRVDELKARVGGRTLRIRPADPAQLSAMAAAVREAGLDGVSGTQVVPDEGVLYVPILSDEQLTAVVGLLGARGFAIADIGTDLPSLDEVFLAITGEKTPLSVTDSIPQEVAV encoded by the coding sequence AGACGAAGGCGCTGGACGGGGTGGACATCAATGTCCGCGAGGGCACGGTCCTCGGTGTCCTCGGGCCCAACGGCGCCGGCAAGACCACGCTGGTCCGCTGCCTCTCCACTCTGATCACCCCGGACGCCGGACGCGCCACCGTCGCCGGATACGACGTGCTGCGCCAGCCCCGCCAGCTGCGCCGCGTCATCGGTCTCACCGGCCAGTACGCCTCGGTGGACGAGAAGCTGTCCGGCTGGGAGAACCTGTACATGATCGGGCGGCTGCTCGATCTCTCCCGCAAGGACGCCCGGCGCAGGGCCGACGAGATGCTGGAGCGGTTCTCGCTCACGGAGGCGGGGAAGCGCCCGGCCGCCACCTACTCGGGCGGTATGCGGCGCCGGCTGGACCTGGCCGCCTCGATGATCGGGCAGCCGGCCGTGCTGTATCTGGACGAGCCGACGACGGGCCTCGACCCGCGGACCCGTAACGAGGTGTGGGACGAGGTCCAGCGGATGGTCGCCGAGGGCGTCACCGTGCTCCTCACCACCCAGTACATGGAAGAGGCCGAGCAGCTGGCGAACGAGCTGACGGTCATCGACCGCGGCCGCGTCATCGCCGAGGGCCGCGTCGACGAGCTGAAGGCCAGGGTCGGCGGCCGGACCCTGCGCATCCGGCCCGCGGACCCGGCGCAGCTGTCCGCCATGGCCGCGGCCGTCCGCGAGGCGGGCCTGGACGGCGTCTCGGGCACCCAGGTCGTCCCGGACGAGGGCGTGCTGTACGTCCCGATCCTCAGCGACGAGCAGCTGACCGCCGTGGTCGGCCTGCTGGGCGCCCGTGGCTTCGCCATCGCCGACATCGGCACCGATCTGCCCAGCCTGGACGAGGTGTTCCTCGCCATCACCGGCGAGAAGACGCCGCTGTCCGTCACCGACTCGATTCCCCAGGAGGTCGCGGTATGA
- a CDS encoding ABC transporter permease translates to MSAATATASAASLVPDEEGRIGLRGNMRHIGALVRRNLLWIRQDPESMFDAVLMPIVFTLLFVFVFGGAIAGKGNQQEYVNYVVPGLMAMQGMNIAMGVGTGFNQDFQTGVMDRFRSLPIARSSVLIAKIVVEIGRMMVATAILLTVGFLLGLSVSDVPGLFMAIGLSLVFGASIMWIFLTMGVTMKNAQAIQGMGFLVLMPLQFGSSIFAPTSSMPGWLQAFTDYNPLSSLADAARGLMNGGPVAHDVWVTLIWSAVITAAMAPVAIRKFRTKS, encoded by the coding sequence ATGAGCGCCGCCACTGCCACCGCATCCGCCGCGTCCCTCGTCCCGGACGAGGAGGGCCGGATCGGCCTGCGCGGCAACATGCGGCACATCGGCGCGCTCGTCCGCCGCAATCTGCTGTGGATCCGGCAGGACCCGGAGTCGATGTTCGACGCCGTGCTGATGCCGATCGTGTTCACGCTGCTGTTCGTGTTCGTCTTCGGCGGCGCGATCGCCGGCAAGGGCAACCAGCAGGAGTACGTCAACTACGTGGTGCCGGGCCTGATGGCGATGCAGGGCATGAACATCGCGATGGGTGTCGGCACCGGCTTCAACCAGGACTTCCAGACCGGTGTCATGGACCGCTTCCGGTCCCTGCCGATCGCCAGGTCCTCGGTGCTGATCGCCAAGATCGTCGTGGAGATCGGCCGGATGATGGTCGCCACGGCGATCCTGCTGACGGTCGGCTTCCTGCTCGGGCTGTCCGTCTCGGACGTCCCCGGGCTGTTCATGGCCATCGGGCTGTCGCTGGTCTTCGGTGCCTCGATCATGTGGATCTTCCTCACCATGGGCGTGACCATGAAGAACGCTCAGGCGATTCAGGGAATGGGGTTCCTCGTGCTGATGCCCCTGCAGTTCGGTTCCTCGATCTTCGCGCCGACGAGCTCCATGCCCGGCTGGCTGCAGGCGTTCACGGACTACAACCCGCTGTCCTCGCTCGCCGACGCGGCCCGCGGGCTGATGAACGGCGGCCCGGTCGCCCACGACGTGTGGGTGACGCTGATCTGGTCGGCCGTGATCACCGCGGCGATGGCCCCGGTGGCGATCCGCAAGTTCCGGACGAAGTCCTGA
- a CDS encoding ATP-binding protein — protein sequence MRYSVLGTTQALHDDGSPAALGGARLRTLVAVLALRGGRTVPVGVLVDEVWDGDAPADAVGAVQALVGRARRALGHGAVVSVDGGYRLSAEPDDIDLHRFERLAGEGARALAEGDPGKAVDLLDEALGLWRGPVLADLPDRAPEVARWEARRLAARRTRLSAALALGRAEETLTELTGLCDDHPLDEDLHALRIRALRAAGRTAQALAAYESVRRELSARLGTDPGPELRALHAELLRPEPAVRPAAPDGRAGNLRARLTSFVGREADIDAIREDLTRARLVTLLGPGGAGKTRLSLESAERAVGAYPDGVWLVELAPVGDPENVPEAVLTALGARETVLRGAKAEELRNASDRHGDDPLVRLVEHCARRRMLIVLDNCEHVVAAAAQLCEQLLEGCPGLTVLATSREPLGVPGEAVRPVGPLPGPMALRLFADRGASANPLFRIDAGAGAGAGTDTGTGAGTDAEAAAEICRRLDGLPLAIELAAARLRMLTPRQIADRLDDRFQLLTSGSRTVLPRQQTLRAVVDWSWDLLDDAERTVLRRLSVFARGCDLPAAEHVCATRPPATAGAAAIDARDVVSVLGALVDKSLVVAEVSADGHMRYRLLETVSEYAAERLDAAGDRTDAERAHLTYYRELARRTDPLLRGPGQNAAVARLELEYENLRTALRRATAASDEEEGLCLVLALAWYWQMRNLRADARHWAQAVADLGPDPFEPPLTPAAPLHTAVTDTPPPMAPEQLLEARRGVRLIGMVSLEHGLDDWLTPERTAWLHRVTEVYRPGLPQTCRFPGNLWFFALVITGDAERLRHVLDATVHGCEESGDEWSLGAALQMRANILANRSEWAGDASADADRSLEIFERLGDLWGAAEALSARGEARERRGEFRLAAEDFAAAVDRAERLGAQSQVPLLRSRLAGVLVELDRGEEAEAILRDVLAEAGEGGAAYEALPAARLFLALQLGRTGRTAQAREQLDLLAEEFRSSTLAIFEGFRLGCVAWLDCLEGRYEDALDHAHQALERALTPLSAMVAPHMPATHLVSAAEALAGLGPEPAADAARLLGAYEHVLPAGHVVAASLERDNRARAERSVRAALGDADFEARYAEGGGLTLEEAAALVHDRNRRLRAA from the coding sequence GTGCGCTACTCCGTACTCGGCACCACCCAGGCCCTTCACGACGACGGCAGCCCCGCCGCGCTCGGCGGAGCGCGGCTGCGGACGCTGGTGGCCGTGCTGGCCCTGCGCGGCGGACGCACCGTCCCGGTCGGTGTGCTCGTCGACGAGGTGTGGGACGGCGACGCCCCCGCCGACGCGGTCGGGGCGGTACAGGCCCTCGTGGGCCGGGCACGGCGGGCCCTCGGGCACGGCGCCGTGGTCTCGGTGGACGGCGGATACCGGCTGAGCGCCGAGCCCGACGACATCGACCTGCACCGCTTCGAGCGGCTCGCGGGGGAGGGGGCACGCGCCCTCGCGGAGGGCGATCCGGGCAAGGCCGTGGATCTCCTCGACGAAGCGCTCGGACTGTGGCGGGGCCCCGTCCTGGCCGATCTGCCGGACCGTGCGCCCGAGGTGGCCCGCTGGGAGGCGCGACGGCTGGCCGCCCGCCGCACCCGGCTGTCGGCGGCGCTCGCGCTGGGCCGGGCGGAGGAGACGCTGACGGAGCTCACCGGGCTCTGCGACGACCATCCCCTCGACGAGGACCTGCACGCGCTGCGCATCCGCGCCCTGCGCGCCGCCGGGCGTACGGCGCAGGCCCTCGCGGCGTACGAGTCCGTCCGGCGCGAGCTGTCCGCCCGGCTGGGCACGGACCCGGGTCCGGAGCTGCGCGCGCTGCACGCGGAACTGCTGCGACCGGAACCGGCGGTGCGGCCCGCCGCGCCCGACGGGCGCGCCGGCAACCTGCGCGCCCGGCTCACCAGCTTCGTCGGGCGCGAGGCGGACATCGACGCCATCCGCGAGGACCTCACCCGGGCACGCCTCGTCACGCTGCTCGGCCCCGGCGGTGCGGGCAAGACCCGGCTCTCGCTGGAGAGCGCCGAACGGGCCGTGGGGGCGTATCCGGACGGGGTCTGGCTGGTGGAACTCGCGCCCGTCGGCGACCCCGAGAACGTTCCCGAGGCCGTGCTCACCGCGCTCGGGGCGCGTGAGACCGTGCTGCGCGGGGCCAAGGCGGAGGAACTGCGCAACGCGTCCGACCGGCACGGCGACGACCCGCTCGTGCGGCTCGTCGAGCACTGCGCACGCCGGCGCATGCTGATCGTCCTCGACAACTGCGAGCATGTCGTGGCCGCGGCGGCACAGTTGTGCGAGCAGTTGCTGGAGGGCTGCCCCGGGCTCACGGTCCTCGCCACCAGCCGTGAACCTCTGGGCGTGCCCGGGGAGGCGGTGCGTCCGGTCGGCCCGCTGCCGGGGCCGATGGCGCTGCGGCTGTTCGCCGACCGTGGCGCGTCCGCGAATCCGCTGTTCCGGATCGACGCCGGTGCCGGTGCCGGTGCCGGTACCGACACGGGCACGGGTGCCGGTACGGACGCCGAGGCGGCCGCGGAGATCTGCCGCCGGCTCGACGGACTGCCCCTCGCCATCGAACTCGCCGCGGCGCGGCTGCGGATGCTGACCCCGCGCCAGATCGCCGACCGCCTCGACGACCGCTTCCAGCTCCTGACCAGCGGCAGCCGCACCGTCCTGCCACGCCAGCAGACGCTGCGCGCGGTCGTCGACTGGTCCTGGGACCTCCTCGACGACGCCGAACGCACCGTCCTTCGCCGCCTCTCCGTGTTCGCCCGTGGCTGCGACCTCCCGGCAGCGGAACACGTCTGCGCCACGAGACCCCCGGCCACCGCGGGGGCCGCCGCCATCGACGCCCGTGACGTCGTGTCCGTACTCGGCGCACTTGTCGACAAATCGCTGGTGGTCGCCGAGGTGTCGGCCGACGGCCACATGCGCTACCGGCTGCTGGAGACGGTGAGCGAGTACGCCGCCGAGCGGCTCGACGCGGCGGGTGACCGGACGGACGCCGAGCGGGCCCATCTCACGTACTACCGGGAACTGGCGCGCCGTACCGACCCGTTGCTGCGCGGGCCCGGGCAGAACGCCGCCGTCGCCCGGCTGGAGCTGGAGTACGAGAACCTGCGCACCGCGCTGCGCCGGGCGACCGCCGCGAGCGACGAGGAGGAGGGGCTGTGCCTGGTCCTCGCGCTGGCCTGGTACTGGCAGATGCGGAATCTGCGTGCCGACGCCAGGCACTGGGCACAGGCCGTCGCCGACCTCGGTCCCGACCCGTTCGAACCGCCCCTCACTCCCGCCGCGCCACTGCACACGGCCGTGACCGACACACCTCCGCCGATGGCGCCCGAACAGTTGCTGGAGGCGCGGCGCGGAGTGCGGCTGATCGGGATGGTCAGCCTGGAGCACGGGCTGGACGACTGGCTGACCCCGGAGCGGACGGCGTGGCTCCATCGGGTCACCGAGGTCTATCGCCCCGGGCTGCCGCAGACCTGCCGTTTCCCCGGGAATCTCTGGTTCTTCGCGCTCGTCATCACCGGAGACGCCGAGCGGCTCCGCCATGTGCTGGACGCGACCGTGCACGGCTGTGAGGAGTCCGGCGACGAGTGGTCGCTCGGTGCGGCCCTCCAGATGCGTGCCAACATCCTGGCCAATCGCAGCGAATGGGCCGGCGACGCGAGCGCCGACGCCGACCGCAGCCTGGAGATCTTCGAGCGGCTCGGTGATCTGTGGGGCGCGGCCGAGGCGCTGTCGGCACGGGGCGAGGCGCGGGAGCGGCGCGGTGAGTTCCGGCTCGCCGCCGAGGACTTCGCGGCGGCCGTCGACCGCGCCGAGCGGCTCGGCGCCCAGAGCCAGGTGCCGCTGCTGCGGTCCCGGCTGGCCGGCGTCCTCGTCGAACTGGACCGCGGCGAGGAGGCCGAGGCCATCCTCCGGGACGTGCTCGCCGAGGCCGGCGAGGGCGGCGCCGCCTACGAGGCCCTGCCCGCCGCCCGGCTCTTCCTGGCCCTGCAACTGGGCCGCACCGGCCGTACGGCGCAGGCGCGCGAGCAACTGGACCTGCTCGCCGAGGAGTTCCGCTCCTCCACCCTCGCGATCTTCGAGGGTTTCCGGCTGGGCTGCGTCGCCTGGCTGGACTGCCTGGAGGGCCGGTACGAGGACGCCCTGGACCACGCACACCAGGCGCTCGAGCGCGCGCTCACCCCGTTGTCGGCCATGGTCGCTCCGCATATGCCCGCGACCCATCTGGTGAGCGCGGCCGAGGCCCTCGCCGGGCTCGGCCCGGAACCGGCCGCCGATGCCGCACGGCTCCTCGGCGCGTACGAGCATGTGCTGCCGGCCGGGCATGTCGTGGCCGCCTCCCTGGAGCGGGACAACCGCGCCCGCGCGGAACGGAGCGTCCGCGCCGCGCTCGGCGACGCGGACTTCGAGGCCCGGTACGCCGAGGGCGGCGGCCTCACGCTGGAGGAGGCCGCCGCCCTCGTACACGACCGGAACCGGAGGCTCAGGGCCGCGTAG